The sequence CCTGACCAAGTCCCTGGGTTCTTCCAACGCTAACAATATGGTATATGCCACATTGGAAGGATTGCAATCACTGAAGACAGTCGAGCAGGTGGCTAGACTCCGGGGCAAATCAGTCGAGGAACTGTTGGGCTAGGAGGGATCTAAGTGGCCAAGAAATTGAAAATAACTCTGGTACGCAGTCTCATTGGCAGGTCTGAGCGCCAGCGGCGTACTGCCTATTCCCTGGGCCTCAGCAAGCTCAATGGGAGCGTTATCCAAAACGATACCCCCGATATTCGCGGTAAGATCAAAAAACTAGAGCATCTGTTGGCCGTTGAGGAAATAGAGGCTTAAGGAGGTGTTGACGTTGAAGCTCCACGAATTAAAGCCAGCAAAGGGTTCTCGCTTTAAAGCTCACCGGGTAGGCCGCGGCATTGGCTCAGGTTCCGGCAAAACCTCCGGCAGAGGGCACAAAGGACAAAAAGCTCGTTCCGGCGGCGGAGTGCGCCCTGGCTTTGAGGGCGGTCAAATGCCTCTTTACCGCAGATTGCCGAAAAGAGGCTTTACCAATGTCTTTAAGAAAGAGATCGTTGCCGTAAACGTGGAAACCCTGAATCGTTTCGAAGCAGGCACTGAGGTCACCCCGGCTCTCTTGGTGGAAAGCGGTGTGATCAAGAGTGTGAAAGACGGGGTTAAGATCTTAGGCAACGGCAGTTTGGAAAAGGCACTTACCGTCAAAGCACACAGCTTCAGCCAGTCGGCCCGGGAGAAAATCGAGGCGGCCGGCGGAAGAGCAGAGGTGATTTAAGGTGCTGCAAACACTGTCCAGTGCCATGAAGCTGCCGGACCTAAGGAAGAGAATAGGCTTTACGCTGCTCATGTTTCTCATCTTCAGGTTAGGAGCTCACGTCCCGGTACCCTTTATCAACCGTGAGATCCTGGCTCAGATGATGCAGCACAATATCTTCGGCTTTTTCGACATCATTTCCGGGGGAGCTTTTAAGACTTTTACCGTCTTTGCCATGGGGATTATGCCTTACATTAACGCCTCCATTATCATGCAGCTGTTGACGGTGGTCATTCCCCAATTGGAGCGCCTGGCGAAAGAGGGAGAAGAAGGGCGGAAGAAAATCGTCCAGTATACCCGTTACGGCACTGTGGTTTTAGGTACGATTCAGGCCATCGGCATGACCTTCTATCTCCGTACGGCCCTGGTGAATCCATCCTTCTTAACTTACACAGTCATCGTTATTACCCTGACTGCAGGTACCGCTTTCCTGATGTGGTTAGGTGAACTGATCACGGAAAAAGGTATCGGCAACGGTATTTCCCTGATCATTTTCGCCGGGATAGTGTCTCGTTTGCCCATGGGCACATACAATGTCATCCAGGAAGTCCTGGCCGGTGAAGTGAGCATTTTCGGTGTCATCGCCTTCTGCATCATCGCCGTGCTGGTCATCGCCGGCGTGGTGGCTATCCAGGAAGGACAAAGACGTATTCCCGTCCAGTACGCCAAGCGGGTAGTTGGCCGGCGGGTTTACGGCGGGCAAAGCACTCACATTCCCTTGAAAGTGAACCAGGCAGGGGTTATTCCGGTTATTTTCGCCATGTCAATTCTCATGTTTCCGTCGACCATCGCCAGCTGGTTCCCGGAAAACGGCGTGGCTCAATTTGTGCTGCGGCATTTTAATTTCAACGCACCACTATATATGATCTTTTATGCGTTGCTGATCGTCTTCTTTACCTATTTCTATACGGCAGTTACTTTTAACCCGGCGGATGTGGCCGAAAACATCAAAAAGTACGGCGGCTTCATACCGGGTATTCGCCCGGGCAAGCCTACGGCCGAGTATATTGAAAGAGTACTAAGCCGGATCACTTTAGCTGGGGCCGTGTTCCTGGCAGCAATTGCATTGCTCCCCAACATTATCATGTCGCTGACCGGACTCAATATCTATTTTGGCGGCACAAGTCTGTTGATTGTGGTAGGTGTAGCATTGGATACCATGAAGCAGATGGAATCCCACTTGCTGATGCGGCACTATCAGGGCTTTATGAAGTAGCAGAGGTACGGCTGAACTTTACCGGTAACTGTAAAATAATTTAAGGAGGTAATTAATAATGAGATTGTTGATTATGGGACCTCCCGGTGCTGGGAAAGGAACGCAAGCCGAAACTTTGGTGGCAAAACTGGCTATTCCGCATATCTCGACGGGTGACATGTTCCGGAAAGCCATCAGCGAGGGCACGGAACTAGGTAAAAAAGCCAAGGAGTATATGGATGCGGGTCAATTAGTACCTGATGAAGTAACCATCGGAATAGTCAAGGAGAGATTGTCACAGCCGGATTGTGCCGAAGGATTCCTGTTGGATGGGTTCCCCAGAACGGTGCCGCAGGCAGAGGCGTTAGAGCAGTTGTTAAAAGAACTCGGCATGTCCCTGGATGCCGTGTTGAATATCTCCGTGCCGGATGAGAAACTGGTGGCTCGCTTAACGGGACGGCGCATTTGCCGCCAGTGCGGTGCGAGTTTCCATGTGGTCTTCAATCCCCCGAAACAAGAGAACGTGTGTGATCACTGCCAGGGAGAGTTGTACCAGCGCAGCGACGATAATGAGGAAACAGTCACCAACCGGTTGAAGGTGTACCACCAGAACACCGCTCCATTGATTGATTTTTACCGGGAGCGGGGACTGCTGAAAGACATTGACGGGGATCGTCCCATTCCCGAAGTGCTGGTTGCCATCGGAAAGGCCTTAGGAAGAGATTGGGCATGATTGTGCTCAAATCCGAGAAGGAATTGGGCTATATGCGCGAGGCTGGCCGCGTAGTAGCCATTGTGCTGAAGGCGATGGAGGAAGCAGTAGAACCGGGCATTACCACCAAGGAACTGGATGCCATTGCCGAAAGAATCATCCGCGAACATGGCGGCACTCCCTCTTTTAAAGGTTATAACGGTTTTCCCGCCAGTATTTGTACATCAGTCAACGAACAAGTGGTGCATGGCATTCCGGGTTTAAGGAAGCTGGTAGCGGGAGATATTATTAGTATTGATGTGGGCGTGGATATAAATGGATATCATGGCGACGCGGCCATCACGCTGCCGGTGGGAGAAGTAGATGCGAAAGTGATGCAGCTTTTGCAGGTTACCCGGGAATCCCTGATGGCTGCCATTGAAAAGGCAGTGGTCGGTAATCGTTTAAGCGATATCTCCCATGCGGTTGAAAGCTATGTGAAGAAGTTTGGGTTTTCCGTCGTGAAGGACTATGTTGGACACGGTATCGGCGCCAGGTTGCATGAGGAGCCCCAAGTACCTAATTTCGGTCCTCCGGGGCGGGGGCCCCGCCTGAAGGCAGGGATGACCCTGGCCATTGAACCCATGGTCAATATGGGTACCGATCAGGTCAAGGTGCTGCAAGACGACTGGACCGTGGTGACGCGAGACGGTATGCCCTCGGCTCATTTCGAGCACACCGTCGCCGTTACACCGGATGGCCCTGAGATTTTAACAAAGTTGTAGCCCGGGGGGTGTTTGGGTGACGTTAGAGCCTGAATTAGAACCCGGACAGCTGGTGATTTCCGTTGCCGGCCGGGATAGGGGTCGAGCCTATTTGGTGGCCGGGTATGACAACGCCAAGTACGGCACTTTCGTGTATGTGGTTGACGGCAAATATCGTCCTGTCCAACGTCCGAAACGTAAAAATATTAAACACTTGAAAGCAACTCAACTGAAAGCGGAGGAAATAGGCAGTCGCTTGGAGACCGGAAACCCTGTTTCTAATGTGGAGATACGTAAAAAGCTGGCGGATTTGCTTGCCATTTACCGGGAAGACTCTTAAGCCTAAAAGGGGGTTAGATGAGTGGCGAAGGAAGACTTAATCGAATTTCAAGGTAGGGTAATTGAGCCTTTACCAAATGCCATGTTTAGGGTAGAATTAGAAAATGGTCATAAAGTGCTCGCCCATGTTTCCGGAAAGATTCGCATGAATTTCATTCGTATCTTGCCGGGGGACCGGGTGACGGTGGAATTATCCCCTTATGATCTTTCCCGCGGGCGGATAGTATACAGGTACAAGTAACATTGGTGGCAGGCTACTCATGGTAAAGGAGTGTTAACAATGAAGGTAAAGCCATCAGTAAAGCCAATCTGTGAAAAGTGCAAGATTATCAAGAGAAAAGGCAGAGTTATGGTCATCTGCGAAAATCCCAAGCACAAGCAAAGACAAGGTTAATTAGCACCAGTGGACTTGTCCTAAAGGTGCGGCTGCCCCGGAAGTGGGACTTTTAGGACAAACCCCGGAATTCTCAGGAGCGACTTTTAGCCGGTCGCACACCCCTTCTTGAGTGATTCCTCCACTGCTGGTTTGATTGTAGATTTAAGTCTGTTATTTGGAGGTGCAACTTAATGGCAAGGATTGCCGGAGTAGACTTACCCCGGGATAAGCGAGTGGAAATAGCCTTGACTTACATTTACGGCATCGGCCGTTCCAGATCCAAGGAAATCTTAGCCAAGGCCAATGTCAATCCGGATACGCGGGTGCGGGACCTCACTGAAGATGAAGTGAGCAGGCTGAGAGAAATCATCGATAAAGAATACACCGTCGAAGGCGATTTGAGAAGAGAAGTCTCTCTCAACATCAAGCGGTTAATGGAAATCGGTTGCTACCGGGGCATTAGGCACCGGAGAGGCTTACCCGTCAGGGGTCAGCGGACCAAGACCAACGCTCGTACCCGGAAAGGCCCCAGGAGAACTGTGGGCGTCAAGCGGAAGAAGTAAGGAAAGGGGGAACATTGGATGGCGAAAAGGCCTACGCGTACAAGACGGCGTGACCGGAAAAACGTTGAATACGGCGTAGCTCACGTCAAGTCGACTTTTAACAATACAATTGTGACCATTACTGATAAAGCCGGTAACACCATTTCCTGGGCCAGTGCCGGTACCATCGGTTTTAAAGGATCGAGAAAGAGTACTCCTTACGCTGCCCAAATGGCCGCCGAGGCTGCCGCCAAGGCCGCTATGGAGCACGGCATGAAGGAAGTAGAATGTTATGTGAAAGGCCCCGGGGCCGGCCGGGAAGCAGCGATTCGTTCCCTGCAGGCGGCAGGTTTAGAGGTCAGCATGATCAAGGACGTAACTCCTATTCCCCACAACGGCTGCCGGCCGCCGAAACGCAGAAGAGTATAAGGAGGTGCACGGACTTTGGCAAGATATACTGGAGCAGTATGCCGCCTTTGCCGGCGCGAAGGTGTCAAATTATATCTGAAAGGGGACCGGTGCTACTCCGACAAGTGTTCTGTGGATCGGAAAGGATATGCACCGGGACAGCATGGACAGCAGCGAGCCAAACATTCTGAATACGGGCTGCAGCTCAGGGAAAAACAAAAGGCAAAACGTATTTACGGCGTGATGGAAAGACAGTTCCGCGGTTACTTTGTAAAAGCCGAACGGCAAAAAGGTATCACCGGGGAAAACCTGCTGCGACTGCTGGAAAGAAGATTGGACAACGTGGTTTACCGTCTAGGTTTAGCCAGTTCCCGGGTGGAAGCCAGGCAGCTGGTGCGCCATGGACATTTCACCGTGAACGGGCGCAGGGTCAATATTCCTTCTTACTTGGTGGAAATCGGCGACGTCATCAAAGTAGCGGAAAAGAGCATGAAGTCGCCCAAGTTTAAAGAACTGGCTGAAGCAGCCGTTCATAAAACCCCGCCTGCTTGGCTGGAACGCAATATGGAAGCCTTAGAAGGCAGGGTAGCGGCATTTCCTTCCCGTGAAGAAATCGATACAGGCATCCAGGAGCATCTCATCGTGGAATTGTACTCCAAGTAACCTCGGAAGGAAGGCGAAAGCTATCGAAGGAGGGTAAGAATGTTAGAGATTGAA is a genomic window of Clostridia bacterium containing:
- the rpmD gene encoding 50S ribosomal protein L30, producing MAKKLKITLVRSLIGRSERQRRTAYSLGLSKLNGSVIQNDTPDIRGKIKKLEHLLAVEEIEA
- the rplO gene encoding 50S ribosomal protein L15, with translation MKLHELKPAKGSRFKAHRVGRGIGSGSGKTSGRGHKGQKARSGGGVRPGFEGGQMPLYRRLPKRGFTNVFKKEIVAVNVETLNRFEAGTEVTPALLVESGVIKSVKDGVKILGNGSLEKALTVKAHSFSQSAREKIEAAGGRAEVI
- the secY gene encoding preprotein translocase subunit SecY produces the protein MLQTLSSAMKLPDLRKRIGFTLLMFLIFRLGAHVPVPFINREILAQMMQHNIFGFFDIISGGAFKTFTVFAMGIMPYINASIIMQLLTVVIPQLERLAKEGEEGRKKIVQYTRYGTVVLGTIQAIGMTFYLRTALVNPSFLTYTVIVITLTAGTAFLMWLGELITEKGIGNGISLIIFAGIVSRLPMGTYNVIQEVLAGEVSIFGVIAFCIIAVLVIAGVVAIQEGQRRIPVQYAKRVVGRRVYGGQSTHIPLKVNQAGVIPVIFAMSILMFPSTIASWFPENGVAQFVLRHFNFNAPLYMIFYALLIVFFTYFYTAVTFNPADVAENIKKYGGFIPGIRPGKPTAEYIERVLSRITLAGAVFLAAIALLPNIIMSLTGLNIYFGGTSLLIVVGVALDTMKQMESHLLMRHYQGFMK
- a CDS encoding adenylate kinase, whose amino-acid sequence is MRLLIMGPPGAGKGTQAETLVAKLAIPHISTGDMFRKAISEGTELGKKAKEYMDAGQLVPDEVTIGIVKERLSQPDCAEGFLLDGFPRTVPQAEALEQLLKELGMSLDAVLNISVPDEKLVARLTGRRICRQCGASFHVVFNPPKQENVCDHCQGELYQRSDDNEETVTNRLKVYHQNTAPLIDFYRERGLLKDIDGDRPIPEVLVAIGKALGRDWA
- the map gene encoding type I methionyl aminopeptidase — translated: MIVLKSEKELGYMREAGRVVAIVLKAMEEAVEPGITTKELDAIAERIIREHGGTPSFKGYNGFPASICTSVNEQVVHGIPGLRKLVAGDIISIDVGVDINGYHGDAAITLPVGEVDAKVMQLLQVTRESLMAAIEKAVVGNRLSDISHAVESYVKKFGFSVVKDYVGHGIGARLHEEPQVPNFGPPGRGPRLKAGMTLAIEPMVNMGTDQVKVLQDDWTVVTRDGMPSAHFEHTVAVTPDGPEILTKL
- a CDS encoding RNA-binding protein; the encoded protein is MTLEPELEPGQLVISVAGRDRGRAYLVAGYDNAKYGTFVYVVDGKYRPVQRPKRKNIKHLKATQLKAEEIGSRLETGNPVSNVEIRKKLADLLAIYREDS
- the infA gene encoding translation initiation factor IF-1 — protein: MAKEDLIEFQGRVIEPLPNAMFRVELENGHKVLAHVSGKIRMNFIRILPGDRVTVELSPYDLSRGRIVYRYK
- the rpmJ gene encoding 50S ribosomal protein L36 → MKVKPSVKPICEKCKIIKRKGRVMVICENPKHKQRQG
- the rpsM gene encoding 30S ribosomal protein S13, which codes for MARIAGVDLPRDKRVEIALTYIYGIGRSRSKEILAKANVNPDTRVRDLTEDEVSRLREIIDKEYTVEGDLRREVSLNIKRLMEIGCYRGIRHRRGLPVRGQRTKTNARTRKGPRRTVGVKRKK
- the rpsK gene encoding 30S ribosomal protein S11, with the translated sequence MAKRPTRTRRRDRKNVEYGVAHVKSTFNNTIVTITDKAGNTISWASAGTIGFKGSRKSTPYAAQMAAEAAAKAAMEHGMKEVECYVKGPGAGREAAIRSLQAAGLEVSMIKDVTPIPHNGCRPPKRRRV
- the rpsD gene encoding 30S ribosomal protein S4; translated protein: MARYTGAVCRLCRREGVKLYLKGDRCYSDKCSVDRKGYAPGQHGQQRAKHSEYGLQLREKQKAKRIYGVMERQFRGYFVKAERQKGITGENLLRLLERRLDNVVYRLGLASSRVEARQLVRHGHFTVNGRRVNIPSYLVEIGDVIKVAEKSMKSPKFKELAEAAVHKTPPAWLERNMEALEGRVAAFPSREEIDTGIQEHLIVELYSK